The Nostoc cf. commune SO-36 genomic sequence TCGTAAACTTCAAGTAAGGATTCAACAAAAAATCTCCTTGCCCTTTGTATGCGTAGTTTTTGGCTTAGTAGGCGCAGCAATGGGAAGCATACCCCAGCGAACTGGAAGAGGTACCAGTTTTGGGATTAGCGTCATAGTTATATTTTCGTACTACTTAATTTTCTTTATTAGTGGTGCGATCGCACAAGCAGGTGTCATCTCTCCCTTTATGGGGGCTTGGTTGCCCAACTTTGTTTTTTTGGGAATAGGTCTATTTTTATTGATGCGAGTTGCCAACCGGTAAATTGAGGAAGATGGAGGGACAAGGAAGAATAATGATTGTTTGCTTGGGGACTTCCAGAAATTAAATTATTCAATTTTGGGAGCGAAGACGAGATCGTTAAATTCTTCCTCCCCTGCTCCCCCTGCTCCCCCTGCTTCCTCATCCCCACACCTGAATTAAGAATGACGATATCCCGGTGCAGCGCTTTTATGGAGGTATCGAAGCACTGACTTTTCACGGTATCTGGAAAACCTCTCTCTAAATCTCTCTCCTAAAAGGAGAGAGACTTTGAATTTCCCCCTTCCTGCATTGGGAGGAGGTTTTTCGTGGACTTTTCCACATAACGTGAAAAATCAGATCGAAGCATTGCAGGGCACAGTTTGCTAAATAGGAAGTAAAAAAGGTCAAGTCCTGATGTTATCCAATGTGACCAATGCTCAAAAACTAAGCATAAATTGCGATCGCATTCTGCCGATCACAAATAATAAATAGGAATTGACCGACAAGGGGATGCGATCGCTACTGAAGATACTTTATTTATTAATTGCCGCCAATTGCCTCATTTTCCAGAAATAGCTAGAAATAAAATTTGTAATAATATGAGCGACAATCGGCACTAACAAGTTGCCAGTAAGCAGAGCGCTATATGCGAATATCATCCCGACAATCGTTGCCCAAATCACATAAGGCCATTGTTGGGAACCGCTATAATGCAAAATGCCAAAGCAAAGACTGGATACAATAACAGCCAAATGATCCAAGCCTAAAGCTGGCAGCATCACACCTCTAAATAATAATTCTTCGCTCAACCCCGGCAGTAGCCCCAACCAAATTAAGTCTGGCAAAACTAAAGGCTTCAGCACCATTTCTAAATAATAATCTGCACTTTTACGATAGCCAGCCCACAGGCGATAAGTTAAGCTACTTAACGCGGTGATGACAAACCCCAGCCCTACACCCAACAGCAACTCTCTTTGGTTCA encodes the following:
- a CDS encoding CPBP family intramembrane glutamic endopeptidase, translated to MIEQQKKEPEIPYLTRIQILGAMGATAIILLIVAKLSLHFGNFSLFSWNLNQRELLLGVGLGFVITALSSLTYRLWAGYRKSADYYLEMVLKPLVLPDLIWLGLLPGLSEELLFRGVMLPALGLDHLAVIVSSLCFGILHYSGSQQWPYVIWATIVGMIFAYSALLTGNLLVPIVAHIITNFISSYFWKMRQLAAINK